A genomic region of Candidatus Marimicrobium litorale contains the following coding sequences:
- a CDS encoding glycosyl transferase family protein produces MKVTDTSAASRQEHAFAPYIRILGKGKTGTRSLTREEARIAFGMLLDGKTEPLQTGAFLMLLRVKEESPEELAGFVDACRMHMESPGDTTADLDWSTYAGKKHQNPWYILSMLLLAQAGYRVFVHGSMGHTPERLYTEVAMREMGLPIASNWTEVRSHLDAYHLSYLPLREFCTPLEDLMQLRNLLGLRSPVNTLARMLNPLGAKASVQSVFHPAYAQLHQGADRLLGQSRAIVFRGESGEVEVKPHADTRLLLLHDGQSEEVRFSRTIPARVASVSAPACEPVLALWRDHMPDDYGLQATLMTTAAALVVCNPKLTEKGASAQAETLWQERNRSQLG; encoded by the coding sequence TTGAAAGTTACCGATACATCCGCCGCCTCGCGTCAGGAGCATGCCTTCGCGCCATATATTCGTATTCTTGGCAAAGGCAAGACCGGCACCCGCTCCCTCACGCGCGAGGAAGCACGAATCGCTTTTGGGATGTTGCTAGACGGTAAAACGGAACCTTTGCAAACCGGTGCCTTTTTGATGCTACTCCGGGTAAAAGAAGAATCACCGGAAGAGCTCGCCGGCTTCGTCGATGCCTGCCGAATGCATATGGAGAGTCCCGGGGATACGACTGCAGATCTGGATTGGTCGACTTACGCGGGCAAGAAGCATCAGAACCCCTGGTATATTTTGTCCATGCTGCTGCTCGCGCAGGCAGGCTATCGTGTTTTCGTGCACGGTAGCATGGGTCATACGCCGGAACGGCTCTATACCGAGGTGGCCATGAGGGAGATGGGACTACCCATTGCCAGTAATTGGACAGAGGTCCGCAGTCATCTCGATGCATATCATCTGAGCTACTTGCCTCTGAGGGAGTTCTGCACACCACTAGAGGATCTGATGCAATTGCGCAATCTGCTGGGCCTACGCTCCCCAGTGAATACGCTTGCCCGCATGCTCAACCCGCTCGGCGCCAAAGCGAGTGTACAGAGTGTTTTCCATCCTGCTTACGCTCAACTGCATCAGGGCGCTGACAGGCTATTAGGGCAATCCAGAGCCATTGTGTTTAGGGGTGAAAGCGGCGAAGTAGAAGTGAAGCCTCACGCTGATACCCGCCTGCTTCTGCTGCACGATGGACAGTCTGAAGAAGTGCGTTTTTCTCGCACGATACCCGCCCGAGTAGCCAGTGTATCTGCGCCCGCCTGTGAACCTGTATTAGCACTTTGGCGCGACCACATGCCGGATGACTATGGTCTACAGGCCACACTGATGACAACCGCTGCGGCTCTAGTTGTCTGCAACCCCAAGCTCACTGAGAAAGGCGCCAGCGCTCAGGCAGAAACACTTTGGCAGGAGCGCAATCGGAGCCAGCTGGGCTGA
- a CDS encoding dUTP diphosphatase, translating into MRKALENMLVMQNRMNLRVHEDWQAQDFEWYRAIWTECAELIEHYGYKWWKKQEADMEQVRLEVIDIWHFGLSALFGNGKSIETIAGEIEAELANFHASDLGVREATEALALHALDTRGFSPLRFWQLMQASGLDFDALYAAYVGKNVLNFFRQDHGYKSGTYTKIWGGREDNEHLAELVLTLDKNADDFSEQVYDALKRRYQDIVPQVES; encoded by the coding sequence GTGAGAAAAGCGCTTGAAAATATGCTGGTTATGCAGAACCGAATGAATTTACGCGTTCATGAGGATTGGCAAGCACAGGATTTTGAGTGGTATCGGGCTATCTGGACGGAGTGCGCGGAGCTAATTGAGCATTACGGCTATAAATGGTGGAAGAAACAAGAGGCAGATATGGAGCAGGTGCGCCTCGAAGTAATCGATATCTGGCACTTCGGCCTCTCAGCCCTTTTTGGTAACGGTAAGAGTATTGAAACGATAGCCGGGGAGATCGAGGCAGAACTTGCCAACTTTCACGCATCGGATCTCGGTGTGCGTGAAGCTACAGAAGCTCTTGCCTTGCATGCGCTGGACACTCGCGGATTTTCACCCTTGCGTTTCTGGCAGTTGATGCAAGCGTCAGGACTGGACTTCGATGCCTTGTATGCGGCTTATGTTGGAAAAAACGTGCTCAACTTTTTTCGCCAGGACCACGGTTATAAAAGCGGTACTTATACAAAAATCTGGGGCGGAAGGGAAGACAACGAGCATCTTGCAGAGCTTGTACTGACGTTGGACAAAAATGCTGATGACTTCTCGGAACAAGTCTACGACGCTTTGAAGAGGCGCTACCAAGATATCGTGCCTCAGGTGGAGAGCTGA
- a CDS encoding efflux RND transporter periplasmic adaptor subunit has product MKLVTAGGVAAILITVFGWDLLKGYLTKEKLAAYRPPTVAVTTLKAAQSEWTTRISAFGQITASEGVNVTPQIAGQVRSIHFRSGDLVEAGDLLVQLDDQLEQDELQSDEAKVRLSQLNTDRYAKLVTENSAAKATLDRVQAELVSDQAAAHATKTKIDYLAIKAPFSGRLSIREVNLGDFVQPGTTLVNLQDTSVLFVDFSLPESYLPLLQNGLKATVDSEARPDKNYNAIVVAISAQVDPNSRNIDIRAQIQDPGKKLSPGMYVSVTLETKEVTKVFALPDVAISYSLYGDSVFVVSDPTSDSSDSSDSSKTKEYTVTQKYVDVFDKQDSKVAITKGISAGDQIITSNQQQLSKKTIITVNNSVKLDQNAVTGQ; this is encoded by the coding sequence ATGAAACTAGTTACCGCGGGCGGTGTTGCCGCTATCCTCATTACTGTATTCGGCTGGGATCTACTCAAAGGGTACCTTACCAAAGAAAAGCTCGCCGCTTATCGACCGCCCACTGTTGCGGTGACGACCCTCAAGGCGGCTCAGTCCGAGTGGACGACACGCATCAGTGCATTCGGACAAATTACCGCCAGTGAGGGGGTCAATGTGACGCCTCAAATCGCGGGACAGGTTCGATCAATACATTTCCGATCGGGCGACCTCGTTGAGGCAGGCGATCTTCTGGTCCAGCTGGACGACCAACTGGAGCAAGATGAGTTGCAAAGTGACGAAGCCAAAGTGAGGCTCTCACAACTGAACACTGACAGATACGCCAAGCTGGTAACCGAAAACAGCGCAGCAAAGGCGACCCTCGACCGGGTGCAGGCCGAACTAGTCTCAGACCAGGCAGCCGCGCACGCAACCAAAACGAAGATCGACTACCTCGCTATCAAGGCGCCCTTCAGCGGTCGACTCAGCATACGCGAAGTGAATTTAGGGGACTTCGTGCAACCCGGCACGACGCTGGTCAACCTTCAGGACACCAGTGTTCTTTTCGTCGATTTCAGCTTACCGGAATCATACCTTCCCTTACTTCAGAATGGCTTGAAAGCAACGGTCGACAGCGAAGCAAGGCCCGACAAAAACTACAATGCAATCGTGGTCGCCATCAGCGCACAAGTGGATCCTAACTCTCGCAATATCGATATAAGAGCACAAATTCAGGATCCCGGTAAAAAGCTGAGCCCTGGCATGTATGTAAGCGTCACCCTGGAAACAAAAGAGGTAACCAAAGTATTTGCGTTACCCGATGTTGCTATTAGTTATTCGCTATACGGCGATAGCGTGTTTGTAGTCTCTGACCCGACCAGTGACAGCAGTGACAGCAGTGACAGCAGTAAAACCAAGGAATATACCGTTACACAAAAATATGTCGATGTTTTTGACAAACAGGATTCTAAAGTAGCGATTACAAAAGGCATTTCGGCCGGCGACCAGATTATTACCTCCAATCAGCAACAGCTCAGCAAGAAGACCATTATTACCGTTAACAACTCGGTGAAATTGGATCAAAACGCGGTTACGGGACAGTAA
- a CDS encoding efflux RND transporter permease subunit → MNFTEIFIRKPVLATVLSLVLLVLGLKALFDLQVRQYPEMETGVITIKTIYPGASASDIEGYVTQPIQQQVAQAEGIDYMYAQNNMGVSIITLYLKINYPTDSALAEVLSLVQQVSYRLPTGTQDPSITKSSSSPPIGYISFKSDRLENQQISDYISRVAVPLFSTVAGVNSVDILGEKDFAMRIWLDPVRMAAFSVDAKQVREAIADQNSVSSSGKFKGKFIEVDIKAMTDLKTAEEFGSIVLFSDNDRVVRISDVGTVELGASSYDESVAANGTPAIMVSISNTADSNPLKVIKGVYAVLKQIQEAVPGGMTVNMDYDSTIYISTSIDEVSRTLMEAIVIVILVVFSFLGSPRAVLIPVVTIPLSLIGSLFMMLALGFSINLLTLLAMVLAISLVVDDAIVVVENTSRHLEEGMDALQAAIVSAKEIAIPVISMTITLAAVYAPIGFMGGLTGSLFTEFAFSLAGAVLISGFIALTLTPMMCSRILTLEAVETPLVKRINSVLEALRKRYETLLSYLLANRFYVWPLAITILVSLVYMFTHTASELAPEEDQGVILFTATGPVYANTDYLQATAKPLEQKVNEVPETSAFFSVYGYQNDSTLFLVDVLTPWDDRTRTAQDIQHELQKAVISYPGLQTYTFSPPVLPGTPQGLPYQLVIKSATEDLESMYPYVEKLMERGRDSGKFIFIKNDMKMNRPQIEIAINRDKAASLGVSPQDIGTVLQTFLSEGFVNYFSLNGRSYQVIPEVRRDSRLDTAALKTYYVKASSGDMIPLSALVDATTVIKPSQNNQFQQLNSATIEAKMMPGVSLQEAHTYMVAQAKDILPDAYLLDSSGELRQFLQEGSSLITTFFLAIIIIYLVLAAQFESFRDPLIILTTVPLSIFGAMLPLYFGAATLNIYTEVGLVTLIGLISKHGILIVQFANDLQRDKGLNKHDAILAAAGVRLRPVLMTTAAMVIGVLPLVVATGAGANSRYSIGLVISVGMAVGTLFTLFVLPAIYTFLAEDIATEKPAGDQPHSEEAVSAGT, encoded by the coding sequence ATGAACTTTACTGAAATCTTCATTCGTAAACCGGTTCTCGCGACAGTACTTAGCCTGGTACTCCTCGTGCTTGGATTAAAAGCATTGTTTGATCTTCAAGTTAGACAGTATCCCGAGATGGAGACCGGGGTAATAACCATTAAGACAATCTATCCCGGCGCCAGCGCAAGTGATATCGAAGGCTACGTGACCCAGCCGATTCAGCAGCAAGTTGCTCAAGCTGAAGGCATTGATTACATGTATGCACAAAACAACATGGGCGTTTCGATCATTACACTGTATCTGAAGATCAACTATCCGACAGATTCCGCTCTCGCCGAAGTGTTATCTCTGGTACAGCAGGTATCGTACCGCTTACCAACCGGCACACAGGACCCAAGCATTACCAAATCGTCGTCCTCCCCTCCGATTGGCTATATCTCATTCAAGTCGGATCGACTCGAAAATCAGCAAATCTCTGACTACATCAGCCGCGTCGCGGTTCCCTTGTTTTCCACCGTCGCTGGCGTAAATAGCGTCGATATTCTGGGAGAAAAGGACTTTGCCATGAGGATATGGCTTGATCCTGTGCGAATGGCGGCGTTCTCAGTCGATGCCAAGCAGGTTCGAGAGGCTATCGCGGACCAGAACAGTGTGAGCTCCTCCGGAAAATTCAAAGGCAAGTTCATTGAAGTCGACATCAAGGCCATGACCGACTTAAAGACCGCTGAAGAGTTCGGATCTATCGTATTGTTCAGTGACAATGATCGTGTAGTCAGAATTAGTGATGTCGGCACAGTAGAGCTGGGCGCCAGCTCCTACGATGAGTCAGTCGCAGCTAATGGCACCCCCGCAATTATGGTGTCTATTTCAAACACCGCAGACTCTAATCCCTTGAAGGTTATCAAGGGTGTCTACGCCGTTCTGAAACAGATTCAGGAGGCTGTGCCCGGCGGCATGACGGTGAACATGGACTACGACTCCACGATTTACATTAGCACCTCAATCGACGAGGTAAGTCGCACGCTGATGGAAGCGATCGTTATCGTCATTTTAGTGGTTTTCAGCTTTTTGGGCAGCCCCAGAGCGGTGCTCATTCCGGTGGTGACTATTCCTCTGTCACTGATAGGGTCGCTTTTTATGATGCTGGCGTTAGGATTCAGTATCAATCTTCTAACTCTTCTCGCCATGGTGCTCGCTATATCACTTGTGGTGGATGATGCCATTGTCGTGGTCGAGAATACCTCTCGGCACCTGGAAGAAGGCATGGATGCTTTGCAGGCTGCAATCGTCAGCGCCAAGGAAATTGCGATACCGGTCATTTCGATGACGATAACTCTGGCAGCGGTCTACGCCCCTATTGGTTTTATGGGAGGGCTCACCGGCTCCTTGTTTACTGAGTTTGCCTTTAGTCTCGCTGGAGCAGTGCTCATTTCAGGTTTTATTGCTCTCACCCTGACACCGATGATGTGCTCCCGTATCTTAACGCTCGAAGCGGTAGAAACACCGCTTGTGAAGCGAATCAACAGCGTTTTGGAAGCCTTGCGTAAACGCTATGAGACGTTATTGAGTTACCTGCTGGCGAATCGCTTCTACGTATGGCCTTTGGCCATTACCATCCTTGTTTCGCTGGTATATATGTTCACTCATACCGCTTCGGAACTCGCACCGGAGGAAGATCAAGGAGTTATTCTGTTCACAGCCACAGGCCCGGTCTATGCCAACACAGACTATTTGCAGGCAACTGCAAAGCCACTGGAACAGAAAGTGAACGAGGTTCCCGAAACCAGTGCATTTTTCAGCGTTTACGGATACCAAAACGATTCGACCCTGTTTCTTGTCGACGTTCTCACTCCCTGGGATGATCGCACTCGTACCGCTCAGGATATACAACACGAGCTACAGAAAGCCGTGATCAGCTATCCGGGGCTGCAGACCTACACTTTTTCACCGCCAGTGCTTCCTGGAACGCCGCAGGGGCTCCCCTATCAATTGGTCATCAAGTCAGCTACCGAAGATCTTGAAAGCATGTATCCCTATGTCGAAAAACTGATGGAAAGAGGCAGGGATAGCGGTAAATTTATTTTTATAAAAAACGATATGAAGATGAACCGGCCGCAAATCGAAATTGCGATAAACCGGGATAAAGCGGCCTCTCTTGGCGTATCGCCTCAAGACATAGGCACAGTGCTGCAGACGTTTCTGAGTGAAGGCTTTGTCAACTATTTTTCTCTTAACGGGCGCAGCTACCAGGTGATTCCGGAGGTTCGCCGAGACTCTCGCCTCGATACGGCGGCTCTCAAGACCTATTATGTCAAAGCAAGCAGCGGCGACATGATCCCATTGTCTGCGCTGGTCGATGCCACAACAGTGATAAAGCCGTCACAGAATAATCAATTTCAGCAGCTCAACAGCGCGACTATTGAGGCCAAAATGATGCCTGGGGTGAGCCTGCAAGAAGCGCACACTTATATGGTAGCGCAAGCGAAGGATATACTTCCTGACGCTTACTTACTTGATTCATCTGGCGAACTTCGGCAGTTCCTGCAGGAGGGTAGCTCACTCATTACGACCTTCTTTCTCGCAATCATAATTATCTATCTTGTGCTCGCGGCTCAGTTTGAGAGCTTTCGCGATCCTCTAATCATTTTGACCACGGTGCCTTTGTCTATTTTCGGCGCAATGCTGCCCCTTTACTTCGGCGCGGCCACGCTCAATATTTATACCGAGGTCGGGCTAGTCACGCTTATCGGGTTAATCAGTAAGCACGGAATACTGATCGTACAGTTTGCAAACGATCTGCAGAGAGACAAGGGGCTGAACAAACATGATGCAATTCTGGCGGCTGCAGGTGTGCGCTTACGCCCCGTTCTCATGACAACTGCAGCAATGGTTATTGGAGTATTACCCTTGGTGGTTGCCACGGGAGCCGGCGCAAACAGTCGCTATTCAATCGGCTTGGTAATTTCCGTCGGCATGGCCGTTGGAACTCTCTTCACGCTGTTCGTATTGCCCGCTATCTACACGTTTCTCGCAGAAGATATTGCTACCGAAAAGCCAGCGGGGGATCAGCCGCATTCCGAGGAAGCCGTAAGCGCAGGTACCTGA
- the trmA gene encoding tRNA (uridine(54)-C5)-methyltransferase TrmA has protein sequence MPLSRIQPDRYRALLDEKVSRVCKLLHPFLPPQPQIVESATLGFRQRAEFRMWHDGDALDYVMYRPGEPKHPIAIEDFPIASDAIRTLMPTLKAQLRESAPLREKLFQVEFLGSLTGEILVSLIYHRALDDNWEQAARHLAHHLNKGSDTLSIIGRSRGQKLIIGRDFVRERLPIHDREYCYRQYEQAFSQPNGQVNIRMVEWACERARALQGDLLELYCGNGNFTLPLSRHFQQVIATEVSKTSIRAARANVEENHIRNVQMLRMSAEEVSEALRGARTFRRLAALPQRLDRYNLNTLFLDPPRAGLDEKTTDMAKNFSSILYVSCNPDTLAKNLHTLHKTHTVEHFALFDQFPYTDHMECGVLLQQRQH, from the coding sequence ATGCCCCTCTCTCGCATCCAGCCAGATCGCTACCGAGCCCTGCTCGATGAGAAAGTGTCTCGAGTATGCAAGCTACTACACCCCTTCTTACCACCGCAGCCGCAGATCGTTGAATCTGCGACACTCGGTTTTCGGCAAAGGGCTGAGTTTCGCATGTGGCACGATGGCGATGCACTGGATTATGTAATGTATCGCCCGGGAGAACCAAAGCACCCGATTGCCATCGAGGACTTTCCGATCGCCTCGGATGCCATACGCACCCTGATGCCCACGTTGAAGGCGCAGCTAAGGGAAAGTGCGCCCCTGAGAGAAAAACTTTTCCAGGTTGAATTTCTCGGCTCACTTACCGGGGAAATTCTGGTAAGCCTGATCTATCACCGTGCGCTGGATGACAACTGGGAGCAGGCGGCAAGGCACCTGGCGCACCACTTGAACAAAGGGTCAGATACCCTGTCTATCATCGGTCGAAGTCGCGGCCAAAAGCTGATTATAGGGCGTGACTTCGTTCGAGAGCGGCTTCCGATTCATGACAGGGAATATTGCTATCGTCAATACGAACAGGCCTTCAGCCAGCCTAATGGGCAGGTCAATATCCGCATGGTCGAATGGGCGTGCGAGCGAGCGCGAGCGCTGCAGGGAGACCTCCTCGAGCTCTATTGCGGTAACGGCAACTTTACCCTTCCGCTATCGCGGCACTTCCAACAGGTCATAGCGACAGAGGTCTCCAAGACGTCGATTCGCGCCGCGCGGGCCAACGTCGAAGAAAATCATATCCGCAATGTGCAAATGCTGAGAATGTCTGCAGAGGAGGTCAGCGAGGCGCTGCGCGGCGCGCGCACTTTTCGGCGGCTAGCCGCGCTGCCGCAGCGGCTCGACCGGTACAATCTAAATACGCTGTTTCTAGACCCGCCGCGAGCGGGCCTGGACGAAAAAACCACCGATATGGCGAAGAATTTCTCAAGCATTCTCTACGTTTCGTGCAACCCGGATACGCTGGCGAAAAACCTTCACACGCTTCACAAGACCCATACCGTCGAGCATTTTGCGCTGTTTGATCAGTTCCCCTACACGGACCACATGGAATGCGGCGTGCTACTGCAACAAAGACAACACTGA